One window of Vibrio sinaloensis genomic DNA carries:
- a CDS encoding ABC transporter permease has translation MLWPVIKALLGHYRRYPLQIVLVWLGLTLGGSLLVGVTLINDHARMSYEHGEKLFDNPLPYRIRSKHAPNKIPQGFYVQLRRDGFHQCVPFESIRLNTVDGTDINLMGIDPAAMMRFKQGAQLNQFSSLALMRPPYPLMVSSELAAHMNWKENDRIQLQDGRTLGPILIDDDGLVTGTRVVADIALLRMIERSAGISIIACSDMSAQHLAALRSKLPNGMELSHSSKIELESLTQAFHINLSAMGMLAFVVGLFIFYQAMSLSLIQRQRLVGLLRQTGVSGWQLTQALLLELLVLVAISWLCSNLFGMLLAKQLIPSVSASLADLYDANVGLSVNWSWHASLYSLAMSILGAVTACAWPLVRLLRSQPSRLTTRLSLTRFTGKEFTFQALLSGAFCVAAIAIYQAPKSQESGFAIIALMMLSVALFTPYIVWRVFEGLSYSLRWVKARWFFADAAASMSYRGVATMALMLAMAANIGIETMVGSFRDTTDKWLNQRLAADMYVYPNSNSAARISSWLGEQPGVKAVWWRWEKEIQTDKGLLQVASTGPSEGELNSLTVKLGIPNYWYYLHQSKAVMVSESMALKFGIRPGDIIELAGELGDGWLVSGVYYDYGNRYNQVLLSHRNWLYAFAGSGNVALGVVLDPQTKPDVLQRRLENMFRIDSQRIFDTSYLHQQAMRVFDRTFSIADSLGNITLVIAVFGIFFSTVAGEMSRQRHISLLRCVGMSGRELIMMGGLQLFVFGAISILIAMPLGLALASLVVEIIIKHSFGWTIELQFIPYEYLYTVALAMCSLMLAGALPVLRMVRNTPMKSLRDSL, from the coding sequence GAGCATGGCGAAAAACTTTTTGATAATCCTCTGCCTTATCGTATTCGTTCAAAACATGCGCCGAATAAAATTCCTCAAGGTTTTTATGTGCAGTTGCGCCGCGATGGCTTTCATCAGTGTGTGCCCTTTGAAAGCATTCGCCTCAACACCGTAGATGGTACCGACATCAATTTAATGGGCATAGACCCAGCGGCGATGATGCGCTTTAAACAGGGCGCGCAGCTCAACCAGTTCTCTTCTCTTGCCCTAATGCGTCCGCCATATCCCTTGATGGTCAGCAGTGAACTCGCTGCCCACATGAACTGGAAGGAAAACGACAGAATTCAGCTACAAGATGGCAGGACTCTAGGTCCAATTCTGATAGATGACGACGGATTGGTTACCGGCACCCGTGTAGTCGCTGATATTGCGTTGCTGCGAATGATTGAGCGCAGTGCAGGAATCTCTATCATCGCCTGTAGCGACATGTCTGCCCAACATTTGGCGGCTTTGCGCTCCAAATTGCCCAATGGGATGGAGTTGAGTCATAGTTCTAAAATCGAACTAGAATCACTGACTCAGGCATTTCATATCAACCTAAGCGCTATGGGAATGCTAGCCTTTGTCGTTGGGCTTTTTATCTTCTATCAAGCGATGTCACTCTCGTTGATCCAGCGCCAACGCTTGGTCGGGTTATTGCGTCAAACCGGCGTTTCTGGATGGCAATTGACCCAAGCCTTACTGCTAGAGCTATTAGTTCTGGTAGCCATCAGTTGGCTGTGCAGCAACTTGTTTGGCATGTTACTGGCGAAGCAGCTAATACCGTCAGTATCGGCTAGCTTGGCTGATCTATACGATGCCAATGTGGGCTTGTCTGTCAACTGGAGCTGGCACGCGAGTCTGTATAGCTTGGCCATGTCGATATTGGGTGCGGTGACGGCTTGCGCTTGGCCTTTGGTACGACTGTTGCGTTCTCAACCCTCACGTTTAACCACACGCTTATCTTTAACTCGATTCACGGGTAAAGAGTTTACTTTTCAAGCCTTGCTGAGTGGTGCGTTTTGTGTGGCGGCGATTGCCATCTATCAAGCGCCTAAAAGCCAAGAATCCGGCTTTGCCATCATTGCATTAATGATGCTCAGTGTCGCTCTATTCACACCGTACATTGTTTGGCGCGTATTCGAAGGCCTGTCCTATTCGCTGCGTTGGGTTAAAGCACGTTGGTTCTTTGCCGATGCGGCAGCCAGCATGAGTTATCGTGGTGTTGCCACTATGGCGCTAATGCTGGCGATGGCGGCGAACATAGGCATTGAAACTATGGTAGGCAGTTTTCGTGATACCACCGACAAGTGGCTAAATCAACGATTGGCCGCTGATATGTATGTCTATCCGAATAGCAATTCAGCCGCTCGAATTAGCTCATGGCTAGGTGAACAACCTGGTGTGAAAGCGGTTTGGTGGCGCTGGGAAAAAGAGATTCAAACCGATAAAGGTTTGCTCCAAGTCGCCAGTACAGGCCCATCGGAAGGTGAGCTAAACTCATTGACGGTCAAGCTAGGCATACCCAACTACTGGTACTATTTGCACCAGTCTAAAGCAGTAATGGTGAGTGAATCGATGGCGCTCAAGTTCGGTATTCGCCCGGGCGATATCATCGAATTGGCCGGAGAGCTCGGTGATGGTTGGCTCGTAAGTGGGGTTTATTATGACTACGGTAACCGCTACAACCAAGTTCTTCTCTCGCATCGCAACTGGCTTTATGCTTTTGCAGGCAGCGGCAACGTTGCCTTGGGCGTAGTGTTAGATCCACAGACCAAACCTGACGTGTTGCAGCGCAGACTCGAAAACATGTTCCGCATTGATTCTCAGCGCATATTCGATACCAGCTATTTACACCAACAAGCAATGCGTGTGTTTGACCGGACGTTCTCGATTGCAGATTCGCTAGGCAATATAACCTTAGTTATTGCGGTGTTTGGGATATTTTTCTCCACCGTCGCAGGTGAGATGTCGAGACAACGCCATATCTCGTTGCTGCGTTGTGTGGGTATGTCGGGGAGAGAGTTGATCATGATGGGGGGGTTGCAGCTGTTTGTGTTTGGCGCGATCTCTATATTGATCGCTATGCCTCTAGGGCTCGCATTGGCCAGCTTAGTCGTCGAGATCATCATTAAGCACTCTTTTGGCTGGACAATAGAACTGCAATTTATTCCGTATGAGTACCTCTATACGGTGGCATTGGCGATGTGCTCTTTGATGCTTGCTGGTGCCTTACCTGTTCTGCGTATGGTCAGAAATACGCCAATGAAGTCACTACGTGACTCGTTATAG
- a CDS encoding lipocalin-like domain-containing protein — translation MSKRNAIVSILVATIVLPLGLYFSGVLTQTESDKPSDGLSDVMLSASDRIFEPVLPDNPVVVPRDFAFHYEFQHGWWHFFANVVDQQGERYAIQWSYFRIAHHDVNLQGWLNPQLYIANVVISNGDRVWRDQRIARGGIGQAGMTEKPFKLWIDNWSWRSLGTTPFPGALKVATEQLQLDLQIVTRGPLVVPGDYGYVKKHDLLPVASHAITAPFLAVRGEIQLDGQTPIRVEGQAWMSKEWGSGLLAEGQQGWDWLVLHLDNETTLSLNRYRHDKQMPYLFGTLATSDGKVVKLSDEQLTVEPLRTQVLKNGKDIPVEWQVLIPEQDINVTVRAVNHELWLPFVIPYWEGPVNALGSHKAQGFMQMTGY, via the coding sequence GTGAGTAAGCGAAACGCCATTGTTAGTATACTCGTTGCCACCATTGTTCTGCCTTTAGGCCTCTATTTTTCTGGAGTGTTAACTCAGACGGAGAGCGATAAACCGTCCGATGGTCTGAGTGACGTTATGCTCTCGGCTTCTGACCGGATATTTGAGCCCGTTTTACCAGACAATCCCGTTGTCGTGCCGCGAGATTTTGCGTTTCACTATGAATTCCAACACGGGTGGTGGCACTTTTTCGCCAATGTAGTTGACCAGCAAGGTGAGCGCTATGCGATTCAATGGAGCTACTTCCGCATTGCTCACCATGATGTCAACTTACAGGGGTGGCTAAATCCACAGTTGTATATCGCTAATGTTGTGATTTCAAATGGAGATAGGGTGTGGCGAGATCAGCGAATTGCTAGAGGTGGCATCGGCCAAGCAGGGATGACCGAAAAACCGTTCAAGCTATGGATAGACAACTGGTCTTGGCGCTCTTTGGGTACTACGCCGTTTCCCGGTGCACTTAAAGTAGCGACTGAGCAATTGCAGCTCGACTTACAAATTGTGACTCGTGGGCCTTTAGTGGTTCCTGGTGACTATGGCTACGTTAAAAAGCACGATTTGCTTCCGGTCGCTTCGCACGCCATCACTGCACCATTTTTGGCTGTACGCGGTGAGATTCAGCTCGATGGTCAAACGCCGATTCGCGTTGAGGGGCAAGCATGGATGAGCAAAGAGTGGGGCAGCGGTTTGTTGGCCGAAGGTCAGCAAGGTTGGGACTGGTTAGTTCTGCACTTAGATAATGAAACCACCTTGTCGTTGAATCGTTATCGACATGATAAGCAGATGCCGTACTTATTTGGGACTCTTGCGACGAGTGATGGAAAGGTCGTTAAACTAAGTGACGAACAACTGACTGTTGAGCCACTCAGGACCCAAGTACTAAAAAATGGTAAAGATATTCCAGTCGAGTGGCAGGTTCTGATACCAGAGCAAGATATCAACGTTACCGTACGCGCAGTCAATCATGAGTTGTGGCTACCGTTTGTTATTCCTTATTGGGAAGGGCCAGTCAATGCTTTGGGTAGCCATAAAGCGCAAGGCTTTATGCAGATGACAGGCTACTAG
- the nhaA gene encoding Na+/H+ antiporter NhaA, whose product MTDAIRDFFKMESAGGILLVIAAAIAMTIANTDLNAAYQGFLHTYVFGMSVSHWINDGLMAVFFLIIGLEVKRELLEGALKSKETAIFPAIAAVGGMLAPALVYVLFNYNDSQALQGWAIPAATDIAFALGIMALLGNRVPVSLKVFLLALAIIDDLGVVVIIALFYTGELSTLALAVGFAMTAALFALNAKQVTKLTPYMIVGAILWFAVLKSGVHATLAGVVIGFAIPLKGKEGEHSPLKHMEHALHPYVAFGILPLFAFANAGISLEGVSISGLTSMLPLGIALGLLIGKPLGIFSFSWLAVKAGIARLPEGINFKHIFAVSVLCGIGFTMSIFISSLAFGSVAAEFDTYARLGILMGSTTAAVLGYGLLRASLPKKVANAETSETQVNHH is encoded by the coding sequence ATGACTGACGCTATTCGCGATTTCTTTAAAATGGAGTCTGCCGGAGGCATTCTTCTTGTAATAGCAGCGGCTATTGCAATGACTATCGCAAATACGGATCTCAATGCAGCATACCAAGGTTTTTTACACACTTATGTGTTTGGCATGTCGGTCTCGCACTGGATTAACGACGGCTTAATGGCTGTTTTCTTCCTGATCATCGGTTTGGAAGTCAAACGTGAACTACTTGAAGGCGCACTTAAATCAAAAGAAACCGCTATTTTCCCTGCCATTGCAGCAGTGGGGGGGATGTTAGCGCCCGCATTAGTATACGTATTGTTCAACTACAATGACTCGCAAGCCCTGCAAGGTTGGGCGATTCCTGCTGCTACAGACATTGCGTTTGCATTGGGGATCATGGCACTGCTAGGAAACCGTGTCCCTGTTAGCTTAAAGGTATTCTTGCTTGCGTTAGCAATCATTGATGACCTAGGCGTGGTTGTCATTATTGCTCTGTTCTACACCGGAGAGTTGTCTACACTTGCGCTGGCGGTAGGCTTTGCTATGACTGCTGCCCTGTTTGCTTTGAACGCCAAGCAAGTCACCAAATTAACGCCGTACATGATCGTTGGTGCCATCTTGTGGTTTGCGGTGCTTAAGTCAGGTGTCCACGCTACTTTGGCGGGTGTTGTGATCGGTTTCGCTATTCCGTTGAAAGGCAAAGAGGGAGAGCACTCACCGCTAAAACACATGGAACATGCGCTGCACCCGTATGTTGCGTTTGGTATCTTACCTCTATTCGCATTCGCTAACGCTGGAATCTCATTAGAGGGTGTCTCAATCAGCGGATTGACCTCGATGCTGCCATTAGGCATTGCTCTTGGCCTTCTAATTGGTAAGCCTCTTGGCATCTTCTCATTCAGTTGGCTAGCGGTGAAAGCGGGTATCGCTAGATTGCCAGAGGGCATTAACTTTAAGCACATCTTCGCCGTGTCTGTGTTATGTGGTATCGGCTTTACCATGTCGATCTTCATCTCTTCACTTGCGTTCGGTTCAGTAGCTGCTGAGTTCGATACCTACGCGAGACTTGGAATCCTAATGGGTTCTACCACCGCAGCAGTGCTGGGCTATGGTTTATTGAGAGCATCGCTACCGAAAAAAGTCGCCAACGCAGAAACCAGTGAAACACAGGTAAACCATCACTAA